One segment of Coffea arabica cultivar ET-39 chromosome 7c, Coffea Arabica ET-39 HiFi, whole genome shotgun sequence DNA contains the following:
- the LOC113700199 gene encoding aspartyl protease family protein 1 isoform X2, giving the protein MVLFCFKSHLFNFILKVRILYYANVSVGTPELWFLVALDTGSDLFWLPCDCTSCVRDLVTRSGQRIDFNMYSPDTSSTGMTVPCNSTMCDARRRACSASRNACAYEVSYLSSNTSSTGLLVEDVLHLATDDSQQKVVDAPITLGCGIVQTGGFLDGAAPNGLFGLGMDTISVPSTLASKGLAANSFSMCFGNDGIGRIVFGDKGSTDQGETPFNLHQLHPAYNISITQIAVGENITDVDFTAIFDSGTSFTYVNDPAYSIITENFNSRVQQPRYPSDSQIPFEFCYNLSPNETRFDIPPLNLTMKGGDPFSITDPLELFSLSNNRYIYCLAVIKSGDVNIIGENFMTGYRVVFNRENMTLGWKPSNCYDDVQTENGSNTLPVNQRNGTQAPSPSTLVPEATSGKGRTSPVATSIPTQSPPGSNAPDSNSISCKILVLLFCLLSHYLIILSY; this is encoded by the exons ATGGTTTTATTTTGCTTCAAATCTcatcttttcaattttattttgaaagtACGAAT TTTGTACTATGCAAATGTTTCCGTTGGAACACCAGAATTGTGGTTCTTGGTCGCACTCGATACTGGAAGTGACTTGTTTTGGCTGCCTTGTGATTGTACCAGTTGTGTGCGTGACTTGGTGACAAGATCAGGCCAA CGAATTGATTTCAACATGTACAGTCCAGATACATCCTCAACTGGCATGACTGTTCCCTGCAACAGTACAATGTGTGATGCACGAAGAAGAGCATGCTCAGCTTCACGCAATGCTTGTGCTTATGAAGTTAGTTACCTTTCCAGCAACACTTCATCTACAGGGTTGTTAGTTGAGGATGTTTTGCACTTGGCTACAGATGATAGTCAGCAGAAAGTTGTTGATGCGCCAATTACATTGGG CTGTGGAATAGTTCAAACTGGTGGATTTTTGGATGGTGCTGCTCCCAATGGTCTGTTTGGTCTAGGTATGGACACTATATCAGTTCCTAGCACATTAGCAAGCAAAGGGCTAGCTGCAAATTCTTTTTCGATGTGTTTTGGGAATGATGGAATTGGAAGAATTGTGTTCGGAGATAAAGGAAGTACAGACCAAGGAGAAACACCATTCAATCTTCATCAACTACA CCCAGCTTACAACATAAGCATTACGCAAATAGCTGTGGGAGAGAATATCACAGATGTTGATTTCACTGCTATTTTTGATTCTGGCACCTCATTTACATATGTCAATGACCCAGCTTACTCAATTATAACCGAGAAT TTCAATTCTCGGGTCCAACAGCCACGTTATCCATCTGATTCCCAAATTCCTTTTGAATTTTGCTATAATCTAAG TCCCAATGAAACACGCTTTGACATTCCCCCTCTGAATTTGACGATGAAAGGGGGAGATCCATTTTCTATCACTGATCCATTGGAACTATTTTCACTTTCG aataatagatatatatattgttTGGCAGTTATTAAAAGTGGGGATGTCAACATCATCGGAG AAAATTTCATGACTGGTTATCGGGTAGTTTTCAACCGCGAGAACATGACTTTGGGATGGAAGCCATCTAACT GCTACGATGATGTGCAAACTGAGAATGGATCAAACACATTGCCCGTGAACCAACGGAACGGTACCCAAGCTCCTTCACCCTCAACTCTCGTGCCAGAAGCCACATCTGGAAAGGGAAGAACTTCTCCTGTGGCAACTTCGATTCCAACACAATCACCCCCGGGGAGCAATGCACCGGATTCGAACTCCATATCTTGCAAAATCCTTGTCCTTCTGTTTTGCCTGTTGAGCCATTATTTGATTATTCTTTCTTACTGA
- the LOC113700198 gene encoding pre-rRNA-processing protein esf1 produces the protein MWSKSKNKKNMTKPDGDATANHRNDGKIITDARFASLHTDPRFREPPKHKAKVAIDSRFNRMFTDKDFATSKARTDKRGKQKKNDSAANSLRHYYRLEEEEEGAKERSLGKELVKNEESGESESEGVESDEESESENVEKGSLKLDNESETSDSEEEEEEEEAESDDSTSTTSDSDGAHEEEEDTFGLEETVPEIDKETHRLAVVNMDWSQVKAVDLYVLLSSFLPGGGQIMSVAVYPSEFGLKRMEEEAIHGPVGLFEDGKKNNQNDEDDDEIDNEKLRTYELSRLRYYYAVVECDSIATADYLYRTCDGVEFERSSTKLDLRFVPDTMEFKHQPRDVAKHAPADYEGLDFQTRALQQSKIHLTWDDDEPQRAKTLKRKFNADQLAELEFQEFLASDESDSDESENNDGMQNGSFVKQKKQDMYRALLQSGDGSDENDEKYQDMEVTFNTGLEDLSKRILEKKDRKSENVWDAILRGRREKKKARKNRSKDSAEDESIDTDNEPAEETDDFFLEECSGKESKVSQGRNARKEQQNEDASREAEASRAELELLLADDKGADSGLKGYNLKRKKMKGKMGKEIPGEGKLPTIDYDDPRFSTLFTSPLFALDPTDPQFKRSAAYARQMANRQQKSESENNRVKEPSETLGQGLASSKTQNDDNGGLHRCQPPAMKEKLELSSLVRSIKMKSKQIPLHGKVLEKNRHLKIKASKSK, from the exons ATGTGGTCCAAAAGCAAGAACAAGAAGAATATGACTAAGCCTGACGGTGACGCCACCGCCAACCACCGTAACGATGGAAAAATCATCACCGATGCTCGTTTCGCATCCTTACACACGGACCCTAGGTTTAGGGAGCCACCGAAGCATAAAGCCAAGGTTGCGATTGATTCTCGCTTTAACCGCATGTTTACTGACAAGGATTTCGCTACCTCAAAAGCTCGCACTGATAAGAGGGGCAAACAGAAGAAGAATGACTCCGCTGCTAACTCTTTGAGGCATTATTATCGCCTCgaagaggaggaagaaggaGCGAAAGAGAGGAGTTTGGGAAAGGAATTGGTGAAGAATGAGGAGAGCGGAGAAAGTGAGAGTGAGGGTGTTGAAAGTGATGAAGAAAGTGAGAGTGAGAACGTGGAGAAAGGGAGCTTGAAGCTGGACAATGAGTCCGAAACATCGGATTctgaggaggaagaagaagaagaggaagctgAGAGTGATGACTCGACGAGTACTACTTCGGATTCAGATGGGGCGCACGAAGAGGAAGAAGATACTTTTGGGCTG GAGGAGACTGTTCCGGAAATTGATAAGGAGACGCATAGGCTTGCGGTTGTCAACATGGATTGGAGTCAAGTCAAG GCAGTTGATTTGTATGTCTTGCTAAGTTCGTTTCTTCCTGGAGGTGGTCAAATTATGTCAGTGGCAGTCTACCCATCTGAGTTTGGGCTCAAACGAATGGAAGAGGAGGCGATTCATGGTCCAGTTGGGCTATTTGAAGATGGCAAAAAGAATAATcaaaatgatgaagatgatgatgaaatTGACAATGAGAAATTGCGTACTTATGAATTAAGTAGGCTAAG GTACTACTATGCTGTGGTGGAATGCGATTCAATTGCTACTGCAGATTACCTCTATAGGACTTGTGATGGAGTAGAGTTTGAGAGATCATCCACTAAGCTTGATTTGAGGTTTGTACCAGATACAATGGAATTTAAGCATCAACCACGTGATGTTGCAAAGCAT GCACCAGCAGACTATGAAGGATTGGACTTTCAAACTCGAGCACTTCAGCAAAGTAAGATTCATCTGACATGGGATGATGATGAGCCACAGCGTGCAAAAACCTTGAAGCGAAAATTTAACGCTGATCAG CTTGCTGAGTTAGAGTTCCAGGAGTTTTTGGCTTCTGATGAGAGTGATAGTGATGAGAGTGAGAACAATGATGGCATGCAAAATGGATCATTTGTGAAACAGAAGAAGCAGGATATGTACCGTGCTCTTCTCCAGTCAGGGGATGGCTCAGATGAAAATGATGAGAAGTACCAGGACATGGAGGTAACGTTCAATACTGGTTTAGAAGATTTGAGTAAACggattttggaaaagaaagacaGAAAATCAGAGAATGTTTGGGACGCTATCCTTAGAGGGAGACGTGAGAAAAAGAAGGCCAGGAAAAATAGATCGAAAGATTCAGCAGAAGATGAGAGCATTGATACTGATAATGAACctgcagaagaaactgatgacTTTTTTCTTGAAGAATGTTCTGGAAAAGAAAGTAAGGTTTCTCAAGGTAGAAATGCGAGAAAAGAGCAGCAGAATGAAGATGCATCTCGAGAAGCTGAAGCAAGTAGAGCAGAACTTGAATTGTTACTTGCTGACGACAAGGGAGCAGATTCCGGCTTGAAAGGCTACAATTTGAAACGTAAGAAGATGAAAGGGAAAATGGGTAAAGAAATTCCCGGTGAAGGGAAGCTGCCAACTATTGACTATGATGATCCTAGGTTTTCAACCCTGTTCACTTCACCGCTTTTTGCTCTGGATCCCACGGATCCTCAGTTCAAACG GAGCGCAGCTTATGCACGACAAATGGCAAATAGACAACAGAAGAGCGAGTCCGAGAACAACAGGGTAAAGGAGCCGTCAGAAACACTTGGACAAGGTTTGGCGTCTAGTAAGACACAGAACGATGACAACGGCGGGTTGCACCGTTGTCAGCCGCCTGCAATGAAAGAGAAGCTGGAATTGTCCTCGTTAGTTAGGTCAATTAAGATGAAATCAAAACAGATTCCCCTTCATGGTAAAGTGCTAGAAAAAAACCGCCACCTGAAAATAAAAGCAAGCAAGAGCAAGTAG
- the LOC113700168 gene encoding uncharacterized protein isoform X2, producing MAFAHYLMAAAPVEASHPNLRKSILTPPPLPSISNSLLSLPFSSFHPNHKVTKLSFFSKFRKFGHKVKVKAVKAEVPAVDSFSQFKHLLLPITDRNPYLSEGTRQAAATTATLAKKYGAEITVVVIDEKVKESYPEHETQLSSIRWHLSEGIQVARATWGREAANSHNRRGC from the exons atGGCTTTTGCTCACTACTTGATGGCAGCAGCTCCAGTTGAAGCTTCGCATCCCAACTTGAGAAAGTCAATTCTAACTCCTCCTCCATTGCCCTCCATTTCCaattctcttctttcccttccCTTCTCTTCTTTCCACCCCAATCATAAAGTTACCAAGCTCTCTTTTTTCTCCAAATttcgcaaatttggacataaaG TGAAAGTAAAGGCAGTAAAAGCTGAAGTCCCGGCTGTTGACTCCTTCAGTCAATTCAAGCATCTGCTTCTTCCAATTACAGATCGGAATCCTTACCTGTCTGAGGGTACAAGACAG GCTGCAGCTACTACCGCCACTTTAGCAAAGAAGTATGGGGCTGAAATAACAGTTGTAG TAATTGATGAAAAGGTGAAGGAATCATATCCAGAGCATGAAACACAGCTATCTAGCATCCGTTGGCATTTATCTGAAG GAATTCAAGTTGCTAGAGCGACTTGGGGAAGGGAAGCAGCCAACAGCCATAATCGGCGAGGTTGCTGA
- the LOC113700201 gene encoding peroxidase 64-like isoform X2: MACLVSLSISLFVCLVCSHGHALSLNYYAKRCPNAESIITQVVKDAAKKDNTVPAALLRMHFHDCFIRGCDASVLLNSKGKNNAEKDGPPNRSLHAFYVIDNAKKAVEALCPGVVSCADILASAARDAVVLSGGPYWDVPKGRKDGRISKASETTQMPAPLFNISQLQQSFSQRGLSMEDLVALSGGHTIGFSHCSSFQNRIHNFNATHDIDPTLHPSFAASLRSICPNKSGAKNAGTSMDPSSTTFDNTYYKLILQGKSLFSSDQALLTSPKTKDFVSKFATSKETFYEAFSSSMIKMSSITGGQEIRKDCRVVN; encoded by the exons ATGGCTTGCCTAGTTTCATTGTCCATCTCGCTCTTCGTCTGTTTGGTCTGCTCTCATGGGCATGCGCTCAGTTTGAATTACTATGCAAAGAGATGCCCCAATGCCGAAAGCATTATAACACAGGTTGTAAAGGATGCTGCAAAGAAAGACAACACGGTGCCTGCAGCACTACTGAGGATGCATTTTCATGATTGTTTTATCAGG GGTTGTGATGCTTCTGTGCTGTTGAACTCCAAAGGGAAGAACAACGCTGAGAAGGATGGACCCCCTAATAGATCTTTGCATGCGTTCTATGTCATTGACAACGCAAAGAAGGCAGTGGAAGCTCTTTGCCCTGGTGTAGTGTCTTGTGCTGATATCTTGGCTTCAGCTGCAAGAGATGCAGTTGTTCTG TCTGGTGGGCCGTACTGGGATGTACCCAAAGGAAGAAAAGATGGGAGGATATCTAAGGCTAGCGAAACCACACAAATGCCAGCTCCACTCTTCAATATATCACAACTCCAACAAAGCTTCTCTCAGAGAGGTCTGTCCATGGAAGACCTTGTTGCTCTCTCAG GTGGCCACACGATAGGTTTTTCCCATTGCTCATCATTCCAGAACAGAATCCACAATTTCAACGCCACCCATGACATTGATCCTACGCTACACCCATCCTTTGCAGCAAGTTTGAGAAGCATTTGTCCAAACAAGAGTGGGGCAAAAAATGCAGGCACCTCAATGGATCCGTCGTCAACTACTTTTGACAACACATACTACAAGTTGATTCTCCAAGGGAAGAGCCTGTTCTCTTCAGATCAGGCTTTACTCACTTCTCCGAAGACAAAAGACTTCGTTTCAAAGTTTGCGACCTCAAAAGAAACTTTCTATGAGGCCTTTTCAAGTTCCATGATCAAGATGAGCAGCATCACAGGTGGTCAGGAAATTAGAAAGGACTGCAGGGTGGTAAACTAA
- the LOC113700199 gene encoding aspartyl protease family protein 1 isoform X1, giving the protein MGFLFSSTSSSCRSDRIMVFVDGKVLVFMGFIMLISGIHSSEASGSASGTFGFDIHHRYSNPVRSIFDFDGLPEKHSFDYYAAMAHRDRYNRGRYLAGTTTPVTFVAGNDTHRLNSLGFLYYANVSVGTPELWFLVALDTGSDLFWLPCDCTSCVRDLVTRSGQRIDFNMYSPDTSSTGMTVPCNSTMCDARRRACSASRNACAYEVSYLSSNTSSTGLLVEDVLHLATDDSQQKVVDAPITLGCGIVQTGGFLDGAAPNGLFGLGMDTISVPSTLASKGLAANSFSMCFGNDGIGRIVFGDKGSTDQGETPFNLHQLHPAYNISITQIAVGENITDVDFTAIFDSGTSFTYVNDPAYSIITENFNSRVQQPRYPSDSQIPFEFCYNLSPNETRFDIPPLNLTMKGGDPFSITDPLELFSLSNNRYIYCLAVIKSGDVNIIGENFMTGYRVVFNRENMTLGWKPSNCYDDVQTENGSNTLPVNQRNGTQAPSPSTLVPEATSGKGRTSPVATSIPTQSPPGSNAPDSNSISCKILVLLFCLLSHYLIILSY; this is encoded by the exons ATgggatttttgttttcttctacTAGTAGTAGCTGTAGAAGTGATAGAATCATGGTTTTTGTAGATGGTAAAGTTTTGGTTTTTATGGGTTTCATTATGCTAATCTCGGGCATACACAGCTCTGAAGCCAGTGGTTCTGCTTCTGGGACCTTCGGGTTTGATATCCATCACAGATACTCTAACCCGGTTAGGAGTATTTTCGACTTTGATGGCTTGCCGGAAAAACATTCTTTCGACTACTACGCCGCCATGGCCCACCGTGATCGCTACAACCGAGGTCGCTACCTCGCCGGCACCACCACCCCTGTCACCTTCGTCGCTGGCAATGACACCCACCGCCTTAATTCCTTGGGATT TTTGTACTATGCAAATGTTTCCGTTGGAACACCAGAATTGTGGTTCTTGGTCGCACTCGATACTGGAAGTGACTTGTTTTGGCTGCCTTGTGATTGTACCAGTTGTGTGCGTGACTTGGTGACAAGATCAGGCCAA CGAATTGATTTCAACATGTACAGTCCAGATACATCCTCAACTGGCATGACTGTTCCCTGCAACAGTACAATGTGTGATGCACGAAGAAGAGCATGCTCAGCTTCACGCAATGCTTGTGCTTATGAAGTTAGTTACCTTTCCAGCAACACTTCATCTACAGGGTTGTTAGTTGAGGATGTTTTGCACTTGGCTACAGATGATAGTCAGCAGAAAGTTGTTGATGCGCCAATTACATTGGG CTGTGGAATAGTTCAAACTGGTGGATTTTTGGATGGTGCTGCTCCCAATGGTCTGTTTGGTCTAGGTATGGACACTATATCAGTTCCTAGCACATTAGCAAGCAAAGGGCTAGCTGCAAATTCTTTTTCGATGTGTTTTGGGAATGATGGAATTGGAAGAATTGTGTTCGGAGATAAAGGAAGTACAGACCAAGGAGAAACACCATTCAATCTTCATCAACTACA CCCAGCTTACAACATAAGCATTACGCAAATAGCTGTGGGAGAGAATATCACAGATGTTGATTTCACTGCTATTTTTGATTCTGGCACCTCATTTACATATGTCAATGACCCAGCTTACTCAATTATAACCGAGAAT TTCAATTCTCGGGTCCAACAGCCACGTTATCCATCTGATTCCCAAATTCCTTTTGAATTTTGCTATAATCTAAG TCCCAATGAAACACGCTTTGACATTCCCCCTCTGAATTTGACGATGAAAGGGGGAGATCCATTTTCTATCACTGATCCATTGGAACTATTTTCACTTTCG aataatagatatatatattgttTGGCAGTTATTAAAAGTGGGGATGTCAACATCATCGGAG AAAATTTCATGACTGGTTATCGGGTAGTTTTCAACCGCGAGAACATGACTTTGGGATGGAAGCCATCTAACT GCTACGATGATGTGCAAACTGAGAATGGATCAAACACATTGCCCGTGAACCAACGGAACGGTACCCAAGCTCCTTCACCCTCAACTCTCGTGCCAGAAGCCACATCTGGAAAGGGAAGAACTTCTCCTGTGGCAACTTCGATTCCAACACAATCACCCCCGGGGAGCAATGCACCGGATTCGAACTCCATATCTTGCAAAATCCTTGTCCTTCTGTTTTGCCTGTTGAGCCATTATTTGATTATTCTTTCTTACTGA
- the LOC113700202 gene encoding uncharacterized protein isoform X3 — protein MQFVQEWAQTAELSTNQDDDDAGVDKSSPQEEMITTSTHHFGDGDDAFSVTIIELGAGTSLPGIVAAKVGADVTLTDDSNRPEVLANMRRECELNSVTCKVLGLTWGVWDEPIFTLCPNIILGADVLYETSAFDDLFATVAFLLQNSPSSVFITAYHNRSGHHLIEFLMVKWGLKCMKLLDGFSFMPADKASGLSGNIQLVEIILDNDKLS, from the exons ATGCAATTCGTCCAGGAGTGGGCGCAGACGGCGGAGCTGTCAACTAACCAAGACGACGACGACGCCGGCGTCGACAAGTCATCTCCCCAAGAAGAAATGATCACAACTTCAACGCACCATTTCGGCGACGGAGATGATGCCTTCTCAGTCACTATCATTGAG CTTGGTGCAGGGACGTCTTTGCCCGGAATAGTTGCTGCTAAAGTTGGCGCTGACGTCACACTCACAGATGATTCGAATAGACCTGAA GTGCTGGCTAATATGAGGAGAGAATGTGAGCTGAATAGTGTGACATGCAAA GTGCTGGGACTTACATGGGGTGTTTGGGATGAACCGATATTCACCCTGTGCCCAAATATTATCCTTGGAGCTGATGTCCTATATGAAACAAGTG CATTTGATGATCTTTTTGCTACTGTGGCATTTCTGCTCCAGAATTCTCCCTCTTCAGTTTTTATAACAGCTTACCACAACAGAAG TGGGCATCACCTGATTGAGTTCTTGATGGTTAAATGGGGATTGAAGTGCATGAAGCTTCTAGATGGGTTTTCATTCATGCCAGCTGACAAGGCATCTGGATTAAGTGGGAATATACAGTTGGTAGAGATAATTTTGGATAATGACAAACTAAGTTAG
- the LOC113700201 gene encoding peroxidase 64-like isoform X1: MACLVSLSISLFVCLVCSHGHALSLNYYAKRCPNAESIITQVVKDAAKKDNTVPAALLRMHFHDCFIRGCDASVLLNSKGKNNAEKDGPPNRSLHAFYVIDNAKKAVEALCPGVVSCADILASAARDAVVLSGGPYWDVPKGRKDGRISKASETTQMPAPLFNISQLQQSFSQRGLSMEDLVALSGYRTRFQTVLHIISFHLHKLKKLFFPHFAGGHTIGFSHCSSFQNRIHNFNATHDIDPTLHPSFAASLRSICPNKSGAKNAGTSMDPSSTTFDNTYYKLILQGKSLFSSDQALLTSPKTKDFVSKFATSKETFYEAFSSSMIKMSSITGGQEIRKDCRVVN; this comes from the exons ATGGCTTGCCTAGTTTCATTGTCCATCTCGCTCTTCGTCTGTTTGGTCTGCTCTCATGGGCATGCGCTCAGTTTGAATTACTATGCAAAGAGATGCCCCAATGCCGAAAGCATTATAACACAGGTTGTAAAGGATGCTGCAAAGAAAGACAACACGGTGCCTGCAGCACTACTGAGGATGCATTTTCATGATTGTTTTATCAGG GGTTGTGATGCTTCTGTGCTGTTGAACTCCAAAGGGAAGAACAACGCTGAGAAGGATGGACCCCCTAATAGATCTTTGCATGCGTTCTATGTCATTGACAACGCAAAGAAGGCAGTGGAAGCTCTTTGCCCTGGTGTAGTGTCTTGTGCTGATATCTTGGCTTCAGCTGCAAGAGATGCAGTTGTTCTG TCTGGTGGGCCGTACTGGGATGTACCCAAAGGAAGAAAAGATGGGAGGATATCTAAGGCTAGCGAAACCACACAAATGCCAGCTCCACTCTTCAATATATCACAACTCCAACAAAGCTTCTCTCAGAGAGGTCTGTCCATGGAAGACCTTGTTGCTCTCTCAGGTTATAGAACCAGGTTCCAAACTGTCTTGCACATCATTTCTTTCCACCTTcacaaactaaaaaaattaTTCTTTCCACACTTTGCAGGTGGCCACACGATAGGTTTTTCCCATTGCTCATCATTCCAGAACAGAATCCACAATTTCAACGCCACCCATGACATTGATCCTACGCTACACCCATCCTTTGCAGCAAGTTTGAGAAGCATTTGTCCAAACAAGAGTGGGGCAAAAAATGCAGGCACCTCAATGGATCCGTCGTCAACTACTTTTGACAACACATACTACAAGTTGATTCTCCAAGGGAAGAGCCTGTTCTCTTCAGATCAGGCTTTACTCACTTCTCCGAAGACAAAAGACTTCGTTTCAAAGTTTGCGACCTCAAAAGAAACTTTCTATGAGGCCTTTTCAAGTTCCATGATCAAGATGAGCAGCATCACAGGTGGTCAGGAAATTAGAAAGGACTGCAGGGTGGTAAACTAA
- the LOC113700168 gene encoding uncharacterized protein isoform X1, producing the protein MAFAHYLMAAAPVEASHPNLRKSILTPPPLPSISNSLLSLPFSSFHPNHKVTKLSFFSKFRKFGHKVKVKAVKAEVPAVDSFSQFKHLLLPITDRNPYLSEGTRQAAATTATLAKKYGAEITVVVIDEKVKESYPEHETQLSSIRWHLSEGGFQEFKLLERLGEGKQPTAIIGEVADDMNLDLVVMSMEAIHSKHVDANLLAEFIPCPVLLLPL; encoded by the exons atGGCTTTTGCTCACTACTTGATGGCAGCAGCTCCAGTTGAAGCTTCGCATCCCAACTTGAGAAAGTCAATTCTAACTCCTCCTCCATTGCCCTCCATTTCCaattctcttctttcccttccCTTCTCTTCTTTCCACCCCAATCATAAAGTTACCAAGCTCTCTTTTTTCTCCAAATttcgcaaatttggacataaaG TGAAAGTAAAGGCAGTAAAAGCTGAAGTCCCGGCTGTTGACTCCTTCAGTCAATTCAAGCATCTGCTTCTTCCAATTACAGATCGGAATCCTTACCTGTCTGAGGGTACAAGACAG GCTGCAGCTACTACCGCCACTTTAGCAAAGAAGTATGGGGCTGAAATAACAGTTGTAG TAATTGATGAAAAGGTGAAGGAATCATATCCAGAGCATGAAACACAGCTATCTAGCATCCGTTGGCATTTATCTGAAG GTGGATTCCAGGAATTCAAGTTGCTAGAGCGACTTGGGGAAGGGAAGCAGCCAACAGCCATAATCGGCGAGGTTGCTGATGATATGaatttggatttagttgttATGAGCATGGAGGCCATCCATTCCAAGCATGTGGACGCAAACCTGCTGGCCGAGTTCATCCCATGCCCTGTCTTACTTTTGCCACTTTAA
- the LOC113700202 gene encoding uncharacterized protein isoform X1 → MQFVQEWAQTAELSTNQDDDDAGVDKSSPQEEMITTSTHHFGDGDDAFSVTIIESMKEEYGLFVWPCSIILAEYVWQQRSRFSGANVIELGAGTSLPGIVAAKVGADVTLTDDSNRPEVLANMRRECELNSVTCKVLGLTWGVWDEPIFTLCPNIILGADVLYETSAFDDLFATVAFLLQNSPSSVFITAYHNRSGHHLIEFLMVKWGLKCMKLLDGFSFMPADKASGLSGNIQLVEIILDNDKLS, encoded by the exons ATGCAATTCGTCCAGGAGTGGGCGCAGACGGCGGAGCTGTCAACTAACCAAGACGACGACGACGCCGGCGTCGACAAGTCATCTCCCCAAGAAGAAATGATCACAACTTCAACGCACCATTTCGGCGACGGAGATGATGCCTTCTCAGTCACTATCATTGAG AGTATGAAAGAAGAGTACGGGTTATTCGTGTGGCCATGTAGTATTATTTTAGCTGAATACGTTTGGCAACAAAGATCCCGCTTTTCCGGGGCTAATGTAATCGAG CTTGGTGCAGGGACGTCTTTGCCCGGAATAGTTGCTGCTAAAGTTGGCGCTGACGTCACACTCACAGATGATTCGAATAGACCTGAA GTGCTGGCTAATATGAGGAGAGAATGTGAGCTGAATAGTGTGACATGCAAA GTGCTGGGACTTACATGGGGTGTTTGGGATGAACCGATATTCACCCTGTGCCCAAATATTATCCTTGGAGCTGATGTCCTATATGAAACAAGTG CATTTGATGATCTTTTTGCTACTGTGGCATTTCTGCTCCAGAATTCTCCCTCTTCAGTTTTTATAACAGCTTACCACAACAGAAG TGGGCATCACCTGATTGAGTTCTTGATGGTTAAATGGGGATTGAAGTGCATGAAGCTTCTAGATGGGTTTTCATTCATGCCAGCTGACAAGGCATCTGGATTAAGTGGGAATATACAGTTGGTAGAGATAATTTTGGATAATGACAAACTAAGTTAG
- the LOC113700202 gene encoding uncharacterized protein isoform X2, which yields MQFVQEWAQTAELSTNQDDDDAGVDKSSPQEEMITTSTHHFGDGDDAFSVTIIESMKEEYGLFVWPCSIILAEYVWQQRSRFSGANVIELGAGTSLPGIVAAKVGADVTLTDDSNRPEVLGLTWGVWDEPIFTLCPNIILGADVLYETSAFDDLFATVAFLLQNSPSSVFITAYHNRSGHHLIEFLMVKWGLKCMKLLDGFSFMPADKASGLSGNIQLVEIILDNDKLS from the exons ATGCAATTCGTCCAGGAGTGGGCGCAGACGGCGGAGCTGTCAACTAACCAAGACGACGACGACGCCGGCGTCGACAAGTCATCTCCCCAAGAAGAAATGATCACAACTTCAACGCACCATTTCGGCGACGGAGATGATGCCTTCTCAGTCACTATCATTGAG AGTATGAAAGAAGAGTACGGGTTATTCGTGTGGCCATGTAGTATTATTTTAGCTGAATACGTTTGGCAACAAAGATCCCGCTTTTCCGGGGCTAATGTAATCGAG CTTGGTGCAGGGACGTCTTTGCCCGGAATAGTTGCTGCTAAAGTTGGCGCTGACGTCACACTCACAGATGATTCGAATAGACCTGAA GTGCTGGGACTTACATGGGGTGTTTGGGATGAACCGATATTCACCCTGTGCCCAAATATTATCCTTGGAGCTGATGTCCTATATGAAACAAGTG CATTTGATGATCTTTTTGCTACTGTGGCATTTCTGCTCCAGAATTCTCCCTCTTCAGTTTTTATAACAGCTTACCACAACAGAAG TGGGCATCACCTGATTGAGTTCTTGATGGTTAAATGGGGATTGAAGTGCATGAAGCTTCTAGATGGGTTTTCATTCATGCCAGCTGACAAGGCATCTGGATTAAGTGGGAATATACAGTTGGTAGAGATAATTTTGGATAATGACAAACTAAGTTAG